A window of Deinococcus ruber genomic DNA:
CTACGGCGAAGGCTGGGAAATGGCCCTGCCCCATCTCGACGATCTGGAGGGCCTGCACCTGACGCCGCCGCTGTATCACCGTCAGCAGGCCAGTGCCGCCACCGAGCGCGGGCCGAAGATGGTCTGGGTGTATGTGTACGCCCGCACAGACCGTCTGCTTCAGCCGGGCGCGGTGGTCGTGCTCTCGGGCCGCTGGACCGACACTGCCGACCGGGAACTCGATACCGGCTGGCCGGGGGTGGGAGAGGGGTAAATCGGGCGGGCGGCTCACCTTCCTTGACAGGGTGCCCACGCTTCCCTAAAATAGTCGGGCTGTATTGGAAGCTTCGTCGCCAAGCAGCAAGACCTGTGTGGTGGGTTTAGCTCAGTAGGTTAGAGCGCCGCTCTGTGGAAGCGGAGGTCGGGGGTTCAAATCCCCTAACCCACCCCAACAATATATTTACCGGAAGGGACTACACCGGGCTTGGTTCTGGTCTGGGTCGATTCGAGATTGGGCCGGACTACTGGGCTGAGACACTTCAAACGGGTACACTTCTTCTGAAGAAGCCCATGCGGGGATGGCGAAACTGGTAGACGCGCCAGATTTAGGATCTGGTATCGAAAGATATGAGGGTTCAAGTCCCTTTCCTCGCACCAACCTTGAGAAGCGGCCCTCCTGTGGGGCCGTTTTTCTTTGTCCAGTCTTTTTGTGTTTGGCAGGTTCTTTGGTCAGTCACGGTTCAGGTACAGAGCATTACCCATATCACACGCAGACAGCAGCGACGGGAGCGAACAATGGCAGAAATAGTGAGTCAGAGCGGCAACAAGGTGGAGTTCAAGGTTACTGTGCCCGCGAACGAGGTCAGCCGTGCGTATCAGCAGGTCTGGACGGCAGTGGCACGTGACGTGCGCGTTCCCGGCTTCCGTCCTGGCAAGGCTCCCAAGAGCGTGCTTGCCAAGCGTCTGATGCCCGGATACGTCGAGAACGAGGTGCGTGACCGCCTGCTGGAAGTGCACTATCCGCAGGCCGCCCGCGAGCTGAAGCTGAACCTGGTAGACGCCACCATCGACCCCGGCACCCTGAGCGACGGTCAGAGCTTCGACTTCGGCGTGAAGGGCGAGACGTACCCCAAGGTCGTGCTGGGTGACTGGAAGACCACCACCCTGAGCGCACAGTCGCCCGAGATCACGGCGGACGTGCTGGAGCAGACCCTGACCGATCTGCGCGAGCGCAACGCCACCTTCGAGAGCGCCGAGCGCCCCGTGGAAGCCAACGACATGGTGACGATTCAGGAACTGGCCGCCGAGGGCGAGGAAGCCAGCGGCAGCTACCCGGTGTACCTGGACATGGCCGAGGCGCACGTGCGTGACGCGCTGCTGGGCAAGAACAAGGGCGACGAGGTGTCGATCACCGTTCCTGCTCATCAGCACGGCGACCACGAGCACCCCGAGCACACCGTTCAGGTGCGGATCGAAGACATCAAGCACAAGAAGTTGCAGGAGCTGGACGACGCCTTTGCCGCGTCGCTGAACTTCGAGTCGCTCGACCGCCTGAAGACCGACCTGAAGAACGAGCTGGAGAACCGCGCCGCCCGCGAAGGTGAGACGGCACGCCGCGAGGAATTCGTGACTGCGCTGGTCGACGGCATGCAGGTCGAGATCCCTCAGGCCCTGCTGGAGCGCCGCCGCGAGGCGATGCTGGAAGAGATTCAGGGCGACCTGTCTCGCCAGGGCGTCAAGTGGGACGAGTACGAGACCTTCATGCAGGAGCAGGGCAAGCTCGACGAGTTCATGGCCGACCTCGCCAAGAATGCCGAGACCCGCGTGCGCCGCGATCTGGCCCTGGAGCAGCTTGCCGAGGACCTGGGCGTCCAGCTCACCGACACCCAGTTCAATGCCGCGCTGAGCGCCCTGGCCCAGTCGAACAACATGACCATCCAGACGCTCCGCACGCAGCTCGGGCCGAACGGTCTGAACAGCTATTACGCCAGCATCGTGCGCGAGCAGGCGCTGGGGCAGGCCGTGGCTCAACTGAGCGCAGCCAGCACCTCCGCCACCAGCACTGAGGCTGCCGAGGGCGAAGCTGCTCCCGCGACCGAAGAGGCTCCGGCTGCCGAGGCCGAGAGCGAGCAGGCCGCCGCTTCTGAACCCGAGAGCACCCCCCAGGAAGACACCCAGACCGAGTAAGCGAAGCGCTGGGACAGGAGGGAGGAGACGAACACAGTCTCCTCCCTCCTTCTTTATCGGCGCGCTGCTTCGCCGGGCCGCTTTGTCCCGCCTCTCCCCTGCTAGCCTGCCGATATGACGCTCTCCTCCGTTCCCCAGCCTGCCGAACCCCAGGGCCGCGCCACGCCGCTTCATTTTGTGCTGGGATACGCCGCCGGA
This region includes:
- a CDS encoding gamma-glutamylcyclotransferase family protein → MNAPDLPATPPRSVFVYGTLMPGERNAWVAHTAAPPLRAERAQLRGYTLYDLRPEGYPALTENSPATAAQTTVEGWVLHYGEGWEMALPHLDDLEGLHLTPPLYHRQQASAATERGPKMVWVYVYARTDRLLQPGAVVVLSGRWTDTADRELDTGWPGVGEG
- the tig gene encoding trigger factor codes for the protein MAEIVSQSGNKVEFKVTVPANEVSRAYQQVWTAVARDVRVPGFRPGKAPKSVLAKRLMPGYVENEVRDRLLEVHYPQAARELKLNLVDATIDPGTLSDGQSFDFGVKGETYPKVVLGDWKTTTLSAQSPEITADVLEQTLTDLRERNATFESAERPVEANDMVTIQELAAEGEEASGSYPVYLDMAEAHVRDALLGKNKGDEVSITVPAHQHGDHEHPEHTVQVRIEDIKHKKLQELDDAFAASLNFESLDRLKTDLKNELENRAAREGETARREEFVTALVDGMQVEIPQALLERRREAMLEEIQGDLSRQGVKWDEYETFMQEQGKLDEFMADLAKNAETRVRRDLALEQLAEDLGVQLTDTQFNAALSALAQSNNMTIQTLRTQLGPNGLNSYYASIVREQALGQAVAQLSAASTSATSTEAAEGEAAPATEEAPAAEAESEQAAASEPESTPQEDTQTE